A portion of the Chelmon rostratus isolate fCheRos1 chromosome 15, fCheRos1.pri, whole genome shotgun sequence genome contains these proteins:
- the bmp4 gene encoding bone morphogenetic protein 4 translates to MIPGNRMLMVILICQVLLGESNHASLIPEEGKKKVPGLQGRSAAQSHELLRDFEATLLHMFGLKRRPRPSRSATVPRYLLDLYRLQSGEAEESGGHDIAFEYPERSASRANTVRGFHHEEHMERVHEPDDGDTTALRFLFNLTSIPEDELLSSAELRLYRHQIDEVVADAVSDDQGLHRINVYEVLKPPQQGQLITQLLDTRLVRHNTSRWESFDVSPAVLRWTREGLPNYGLAVEVLHLNQTPRHQGRHVRISRSLHREPGEDWEQLRPLLVTFGHDGKGHPLTRRTKRSPKQRGRKRNRNCRRHALYVDFSDVGWNDWIVAPPGYQAYYCHGECPFPLADHLNSTNHAIVQTLVNSVNNNIPKACCVPTELSAISMLYLDEHDKVVLKNYQEMVVEGCGCR, encoded by the exons ATGATTCCTGGTAATCGAATGCTGATGGTCATTTTAATATGCCAAGTCCTCCTGGGAGAGAGCAACCATGCTAGTCTGATACCTgaagaagggaaaaagaaagTACCGGGCCTGCAGGGTCGTTCGGCCGCTCAGAGCCATGAACTGCTGCGGGACTTTGAGGCCACGCTGCTGCACATGTTCGGCCTCAAGAGGCGGCCGCGGCCCAGCCGCTCGGCCACTGTGCCTCGCTACCTGCTGGACCTCTACCGGCTACAGTCGGGGGAGGCTGAGGAGTCCGGAGGGCATGACATCGCTTTTGAGTACCCAGAGAGGTCAGCCAGCCGGGCCAACACTGTGAGGGGCTTCCACCATGAAG AGCACATGGAGAGGGTGCATGAGCCTGATGACGGAGACACCACGGCCCTTCGCTTCCTGTTCAACCTCACCAGCATTCCAGAGGACGAGCTGCTCTCTTCCGCCGAACTGAGGCTCTACCGCCACCAGATCGACGAGGTCGTCGCTGACGCCGTCTCAGACGACCAGGGGCTTCACCGGATAAACGTGTATGAGGTGTTGAAGCCCCCGCAGCAAGGGCAGCTGATCACGCAGCTCTTGGATACGCGGCTTGTGCGCCACAACACGTCGCGCTGGGAGAGCTTCGATGTGAGTCCTGCCGTGCTTCGCTGGACTCGCGAGGGCCTCCCAAATTATGGGCTGGCCGTGGAGGTTCTGCACCTCAACCAGACGCCACGTCACCAGGGCCGACACGTCCGCATCAGCCGTTCGCTACACCGGGAGCCTGGCGAGGACTGGGAGCAGCTGCGCCCCCTCCTGGTTACCTTTGGCCATGATGGGAAGGGTCACCCGCTGACCCGCCGGACCAAGCGCAGCCCCAAGCAGCGGGGCCGTAAACGCAACCGCAACTGCCGGCGCCACGCACTGTATGTGGACTTCAGCGATGTAGGCTGGAATGACTGGATTGTGGCGCCCCCTGGTTACCAGGCCTATTACTGCCACGGGGAATGCCCCTTCCCTCTGGCGGATCACCTGAACTCAACCAACCACGCCATTGTTCAGACACTGGTGAACTCTGTGAACAACAACATTCCCAAGGCCTGCTGCGTGCCAACAGAGCTCAGCGCCATCTCCATGCTCTACCTAGACGAACATGACAAGGTGGTCCTAAAAAACTACCAGGAAATGGTAGTGGAGGGCTGCGGCTGCCGCTAA